The proteins below come from a single Candidatus Chlamydia sanziniae genomic window:
- a CDS encoding cysteine desulfurase family protein, whose amino-acid sequence MIYLDNNAMAFPERGLLEFLFKLFGQENLYANPSSIHSFGKRSSQLILETTTWIQQVLSFRGRVLYTSGATESLNLAIANLSQGSHVITSSMEHPAIIEPLKQARLSVSYLDPEEGECCLNCEQIEEVLKPETSAIVLGWVNSELGSKTDIASIAQLAQKHQLQFIVDATAIIGKERIVLPPGVTIAAFSGHKFHALPGIGVLLIDPRTKLSPIFFGGGQQQGLRSGTENLWGIASLLYVFRYLDSHQEEITQQILSYRNAFEIGLKTRIPNIVIHCEEKPRVNNVSAIAFPPLEGEVVQIALDREGIACSYGSACFSGATAPLKSLVGMNIPEELVASTVRFSFSHLLSLKAINEIIPVIEKVISHLRSPW is encoded by the coding sequence ATGATCTATTTAGACAATAACGCTATGGCTTTTCCAGAGCGCGGCCTTTTAGAGTTTTTGTTTAAATTGTTTGGCCAAGAGAATCTCTATGCGAATCCCTCCAGTATTCATAGTTTCGGGAAGAGATCAAGCCAACTTATTTTAGAAACAACAACATGGATTCAGCAAGTTCTTTCTTTCCGAGGACGTGTGCTCTATACTTCTGGAGCTACAGAGAGTTTAAATTTAGCGATAGCCAATCTTTCTCAAGGGAGTCATGTCATTACGTCAAGTATGGAGCATCCCGCAATCATTGAACCATTAAAACAGGCACGTCTTTCCGTATCTTACTTAGATCCCGAAGAAGGTGAGTGTTGTCTTAATTGTGAACAGATAGAGGAAGTTTTAAAGCCAGAAACTTCAGCGATCGTCTTAGGTTGGGTAAATAGTGAGCTGGGCTCTAAGACGGATATCGCATCTATAGCACAATTAGCCCAGAAACACCAGCTACAATTTATTGTAGATGCAACAGCAATCATTGGAAAGGAACGCATTGTATTGCCCCCTGGAGTCACCATAGCAGCATTCAGTGGTCATAAATTTCATGCTCTTCCTGGAATAGGTGTTCTTCTCATTGACCCTAGAACAAAATTGTCTCCTATATTTTTTGGAGGTGGACAGCAGCAGGGCCTACGTTCAGGAACGGAAAACCTCTGGGGAATCGCTTCTTTGCTTTATGTATTTCGGTATTTAGACTCGCATCAAGAAGAAATCACTCAGCAAATCCTGAGTTACCGTAACGCTTTCGAAATTGGCTTAAAAACTAGAATTCCTAACATTGTTATTCATTGTGAAGAAAAGCCTCGTGTTAACAATGTTTCTGCTATTGCTTTTCCTCCTCTTGAAGGAGAAGTGGTGCAAATTGCTTTGGATAGGGAGGGTATCGCCTGTAGTTATGGCTCTGCCTGTTTTTCAGGAGCTACGGCACCACTAAAATCTCTCGTTGGTATGAATATACCTGAAGAATTGGTGGCCTCTACTGTGAGGTTTTCATTCAGTCATCTGCTCTCTTTAAAAGCTATCAATGAGATTATTCCAGTAATAGAAAAAGTGATTTCACATTTACGAAGTCCCTGGTAG
- a CDS encoding PP2C family protein-serine/threonine phosphatase translates to MDFDYFGLSDIGRIRARNEDFWQVNLISQVVAIADGMGGCLGGDVASQEAIVSLMELIDQRQPQLLQFQDEQYKETLKIILSEVNNLIYGHGLMEAHLQGMGTTLSFIQFRYGRAWVFHVGDSRIYCLRGKELYCLTQDHSLENQLKSRYKLCKQSDKVYSYRHILTNVLGSRPYVMPDIRDISCEKEDLFFLCSDGLTNMVPDADIRKILLQSATLEESGNTLISLANSRGGDDNATVVLVRIR, encoded by the coding sequence GTGGACTTTGATTATTTCGGATTAAGTGACATTGGTAGAATACGTGCGAGAAATGAAGATTTCTGGCAAGTAAATCTGATCTCTCAAGTTGTTGCCATCGCCGACGGAATGGGAGGGTGCTTAGGCGGTGACGTAGCTTCACAGGAGGCAATTGTTAGTCTTATGGAGCTGATTGATCAAAGACAACCTCAATTATTGCAATTTCAGGACGAACAATATAAAGAGACTTTAAAAATCATTCTTTCTGAAGTCAATAATCTTATCTACGGACATGGTTTAATGGAGGCACATTTGCAAGGAATGGGAACAACTCTCAGTTTCATTCAATTTCGTTATGGCAGGGCCTGGGTATTTCATGTAGGGGATAGTCGTATTTACTGTCTCAGAGGGAAAGAACTGTATTGCTTGACTCAGGATCATTCCCTGGAAAACCAATTAAAAAGTCGTTATAAACTTTGTAAACAATCAGATAAGGTATATTCTTATCGGCATATTCTAACTAATGTTTTAGGAAGCCGCCCCTACGTCATGCCAGATATTCGAGATATTTCTTGTGAAAAGGAGGATCTTTTTTTCCTGTGTTCTGATGGACTGACCAATATGGTTCCCGATGCAGATATTCGGAAGATTTTGCTTCAATCAGCAACCTTGGAAGAAAGTGGGAATACATTGATTTCTCTGGCAAATAGTCGGGGAGGCGATGACAACGCTACTGTGGTATTAGTTCGAATACGATAG
- a CDS encoding Rab5-interacting family protein: MSINSESFAPLNKPENFQLISQKNYVKRERLSKILTAVIVILGILSITGIIAGTIVSGILPLIAISGAVVLLTALAIYAVHKKINPATTYQHVGWLDIDPQGLEHLSDPDR, encoded by the coding sequence ATGAGTATAAATTCTGAATCCTTTGCTCCTTTAAATAAGCCGGAAAATTTCCAGCTAATCTCTCAAAAGAATTACGTAAAAAGAGAACGGCTTTCTAAAATACTCACAGCCGTTATCGTAATTTTAGGAATTCTCAGTATTACAGGAATCATTGCTGGTACCATAGTTTCCGGCATCCTTCCGCTTATTGCTATATCAGGAGCTGTTGTACTTCTCACAGCGCTTGCAATTTATGCTGTGCACAAAAAAATCAATCCAGCAACAACATATCAACACGTGGGTTGGTTAGACATTGATCCTCAAGGGTTAGAACACCTAAGTGATCCAGATAGATAG
- a CDS encoding CT253 family lipoprotein, producing MGKMFVLIFLGLLSLNILSLSSCASLGSSGSYHPKLYKSGSKAKGVVAMLPVFCHSSKGHEIVPWSLQAEFTEEISKRFYSSEKVFLIKHNAPAQAVSPFYTPLAHNMPQTAGIPFLPAEFVIATEFLEQKTTQDSFGNDSLTAAVRVRVFDIRHQKVSLIYQEIIEASQPLSMVSNDYHRYGWQTKHFDSTPMGLMHNRLFREIVARVEGYVCANYS from the coding sequence ATGGGAAAAATGTTTGTGTTAATATTTTTGGGACTGCTGTCTCTCAATATTCTTAGTTTGTCAAGTTGTGCTTCGTTAGGTTCATCGGGGAGTTATCACCCTAAACTCTATAAATCAGGAAGTAAAGCCAAGGGTGTTGTTGCTATGCTCCCTGTGTTCTGCCACTCGAGCAAGGGTCATGAGATCGTCCCATGGAGCCTTCAGGCAGAGTTCACAGAAGAAATTAGTAAAAGATTTTACTCTTCTGAAAAAGTCTTTCTCATCAAACACAACGCACCTGCCCAAGCGGTATCTCCGTTTTATACTCCTCTAGCCCACAATATGCCACAAACTGCGGGAATTCCATTTCTTCCTGCAGAGTTTGTAATTGCTACAGAATTTTTAGAACAAAAAACCACTCAAGATAGTTTTGGTAATGACTCTTTAACAGCTGCTGTTCGCGTTCGTGTTTTTGACATTCGTCATCAGAAAGTATCTCTGATTTATCAGGAAATTATTGAAGCAAGTCAACCTCTAAGTATGGTATCCAATGATTACCATCGCTATGGGTGGCAAACAAAACATTTTGACTCCACTCCCATGGGCTTGATGCATAATCGGCTTTTCCGAGAAATCGTTGCTAGAGTTGAAGGTTATGTTTGCGCAAATTATTCGTAA
- a CDS encoding CPBP family intramembrane glutamic endopeptidase, whose amino-acid sequence MHKSQFLLLLFLLFAAFASKNFFIWPAVSGKTPIKLRHVLIGVGLLIFGFFFDHTLSSLSSQTPELTPILYSLFLAFAFLFYLFLLPLNITRVILFSGDKPLATIWQAILSSLRMWIILIPVTQLIGIILNKFLILIIPIQNLHVQEITTKIQNVSFLTGKHMSFLLAIGVLTPFFEEVFFRGFLQTFLKNKLSRGWALFYTSIIFALSHVESSLGSLVFVPMIFVFSLFAGFLYEKERQILAPIVLHMLFNLTTFFFMEVT is encoded by the coding sequence ATGCATAAGTCACAATTTCTTCTTCTTCTATTTCTACTGTTTGCTGCTTTTGCATCAAAAAACTTTTTCATTTGGCCCGCAGTTTCTGGAAAAACACCTATAAAATTACGTCATGTGCTTATTGGAGTTGGACTTCTAATTTTTGGATTTTTCTTCGACCATACGTTGAGCTCGTTAAGCTCACAGACTCCTGAACTCACCCCCATACTTTATAGTCTCTTTCTTGCTTTCGCTTTTCTTTTTTATCTTTTCTTACTTCCCTTAAACATTACACGCGTTATCCTTTTCTCTGGAGATAAACCTCTAGCTACAATCTGGCAGGCTATACTCTCTTCTTTGCGCATGTGGATAATTCTTATCCCTGTTACACAGCTGATTGGAATCATTCTTAACAAATTCCTTATTCTCATCATTCCTATACAAAATTTGCATGTTCAAGAAATCACAACAAAAATCCAGAATGTAAGTTTTTTAACAGGAAAACACATGAGTTTTCTTTTAGCGATAGGAGTTCTTACTCCTTTTTTCGAGGAAGTTTTCTTTAGAGGATTTTTGCAAACATTTTTGAAAAACAAACTTTCAAGAGGCTGGGCGTTGTTTTATACCTCAATAATTTTTGCTCTAAGTCACGTAGAGTCCTCTTTAGGAAGCCTAGTCTTTGTTCCTATGATCTTTGTTTTTTCTCTATTTGCTGGTTTTTTATATGAAAAAGAGCGTCAGATTCTCGCTCCTATAGTTCTACACATGCTGTTTAATTTAACAACATTCTTTTTTATGGAAGTTACATAA
- a CDS encoding MazG nucleotide pyrophosphohydrolase domain-containing protein: protein MGDSVFSQLMNLIRLMVLDGRCPWSREQSLLSMIEHILQECQEFSDAVSGGKATQEIGSEAGDILTLTLILCFLLEREGLTTTENIADQAIAKLRRRAPYLFRDCHKPITLEEADHLWELAKLREEKLQE from the coding sequence ATGGGGGATAGTGTCTTTTCACAGCTAATGAATCTTATACGGTTGATGGTTCTTGATGGGCGCTGTCCTTGGTCTCGAGAGCAGTCTTTGCTCTCCATGATAGAGCATATTCTTCAAGAATGTCAGGAATTCTCTGACGCTGTTTCTGGCGGTAAAGCCACTCAAGAGATCGGCTCAGAAGCTGGAGATATCCTTACCCTCACGCTAATACTTTGTTTCCTTTTGGAGCGTGAAGGTCTAACCACTACCGAGAATATTGCTGATCAAGCCATAGCAAAATTACGTCGTCGTGCACCTTATCTATTCCGAGATTGCCACAAGCCAATTACATTAGAAGAAGCAGATCACTTGTGGGAATTAGCAAAGCTACGAGAAGAGAAACTTCAAGAATAG
- the mutY gene encoding A/G-specific adenine glycosylase — translation MRKIVFSERVKNFPVEILKKWFIKNKRSLPWRDNPTPYSVWVSEVMLQQTRAEVVINYFIEWMEKFPTIKSLAEAKEEDVIKLWEGLGYYTRARHLLEGARMVMEQFHGELPDDAIALAQIRGIGPYTIHAILAFAFKRRAAAVDGNVLRVLSRMFLIEASIDLESTRTWISRIAQALLPNKDPQIVAEALIELGACICKRSPQCYRCPVSEACAAWQEEKQILLPIRHARKKIISLYRWVAIVLYRDCIVLEQRQPKEMMAGLYEFPYIEVGSIEALQDTATLTQKMENYIGGTLEQLGELAEQRHAFTHYKVRLIPKIFQIASLPKSGVLHPLNDIDVLPFSSGHKKIKTSLLASLQNRRYMELVGT, via the coding sequence ATGAGAAAGATAGTGTTTTCTGAAAGGGTGAAAAATTTTCCTGTTGAGATATTAAAAAAATGGTTCATAAAAAATAAGAGAAGTTTGCCTTGGCGAGATAATCCCACTCCGTACAGCGTGTGGGTTTCTGAAGTTATGCTTCAGCAAACTCGAGCAGAAGTTGTTATAAATTATTTTATTGAATGGATGGAAAAATTCCCGACAATAAAGTCCTTAGCAGAAGCTAAGGAAGAAGATGTCATCAAGTTGTGGGAGGGATTAGGATATTATACTCGAGCACGCCATCTTTTGGAGGGGGCACGTATGGTGATGGAACAGTTTCATGGGGAGTTACCTGACGACGCTATTGCCTTAGCACAAATTCGTGGTATAGGTCCCTATACGATTCATGCAATCCTAGCCTTTGCTTTTAAAAGACGTGCGGCGGCTGTTGATGGCAATGTCTTGCGTGTATTGAGTCGCATGTTTTTAATTGAGGCTTCCATAGATTTAGAGTCAACACGTACATGGATATCGCGCATAGCACAAGCTCTCCTCCCGAATAAGGATCCACAAATTGTTGCTGAAGCTTTGATAGAGTTAGGAGCTTGCATTTGCAAACGTTCCCCCCAATGTTATCGTTGTCCTGTAAGCGAAGCATGTGCTGCATGGCAAGAAGAAAAGCAAATATTGTTACCTATACGCCATGCCCGCAAAAAAATTATTTCCCTATACCGTTGGGTAGCTATTGTTTTATATAGAGATTGTATTGTCCTTGAACAAAGGCAGCCTAAAGAAATGATGGCAGGCTTATATGAATTTCCTTATATTGAAGTAGGATCTATTGAGGCCTTACAAGATACGGCAACACTCACTCAAAAAATGGAAAACTATATAGGGGGGACTTTAGAACAGCTCGGGGAGCTTGCGGAACAACGCCACGCTTTTACTCATTATAAGGTGCGTCTAATTCCTAAGATTTTTCAGATAGCTTCTTTGCCAAAATCTGGAGTTCTTCATCCTTTGAATGACATTGATGTGCTACCATTTTCTTCAGGGCATAAGAAAATTAAAACATCACTATTAGCGAGTTTACAAAATCGTAGGTACATGGAGCTTGTAGGAACATAA
- a CDS encoding RluA family pseudouridine synthase, translating to MEQFAWIAIHSARLSSFLRSHLSSYSKQAIVNTIRHHRCQVNGSIERFESYKVQPGDHITVSLISEQQELKLLWEDTCSAIYDKPPYVTTEEVATRTGLHIVHRLDRDTSGCLLLGKSHDATTQLMKLFKQRKIHKQYIALVFGHPKKNFGTITTYTAPQYRRCGAVIYGSTLPSQGKITITQWSVLQRHKRYTLLFCHPLTGRTHQIRLQMKLLGHPIVGDIDYGSKQQPPKVFRPLLHAHSLTFTSPFSGKRLKIETSSTEDPRKYAAYLLEN from the coding sequence ATGGAACAGTTTGCCTGGATTGCAATACATTCCGCAAGATTGTCTTCATTCTTGCGGTCCCACCTATCTAGTTACAGCAAGCAAGCGATCGTGAACACGATAAGACACCATCGTTGCCAAGTAAACGGATCCATAGAAAGATTTGAATCCTATAAAGTACAACCAGGAGACCATATTACTGTCTCTTTGATCTCTGAACAACAAGAACTGAAATTACTTTGGGAGGACACTTGTAGTGCAATTTATGATAAACCTCCCTATGTAACAACTGAGGAGGTTGCAACACGTACAGGCCTTCATATTGTTCATAGACTTGACAGAGACACTTCAGGATGTCTTCTACTTGGAAAATCTCATGATGCGACTACTCAACTCATGAAATTATTCAAACAACGAAAAATTCATAAACAATATATCGCATTAGTTTTTGGTCACCCTAAAAAAAATTTTGGAACAATAACTACATATACAGCGCCACAATACCGACGCTGCGGAGCAGTTATTTACGGATCTACTCTACCCTCTCAAGGCAAAATTACTATAACACAATGGTCTGTCTTACAACGCCACAAACGCTACACACTTCTGTTTTGTCACCCGCTAACGGGCCGCACTCACCAAATCCGCCTCCAGATGAAACTTCTCGGTCATCCTATAGTCGGAGATATTGATTACGGGTCAAAACAACAACCTCCTAAAGTTTTCCGTCCACTCCTACATGCCCACTCTCTAACGTTTACCTCACCATTTTCTGGGAAACGTCTGAAAATTGAAACTTCGTCAACGGAAGATCCAAGGAAATACGCGGCTTACTTACTTGAAAACTAA
- a CDS encoding enoyl-[acyl-carrier-protein] reductase produces the protein MLKIDLTGKIAFVAGVGDDQGYGWGIAKLLAEAGATILVGTWVPIYKIFSQSWKLGKFDESRKLSNGELLQIAKVYPMDASFDTPRDVPKEILENKRYKGISRFTISEIATQVTEDFGHIDILIHSLANSPEISQPLLETSRKGYLEALNTSSYSFVSLLSHFGPIMKPGASTLSLTYLASMRAVPGYGGGMSTAKAALESDTKILAWEAGRRWGVRVNTISAGPLASRAGKAIGFIEKMVDYYLDWAPIPKPMTAEHVGAVAAFLASPFASAITGETLYVDHGANIMGIGPELLPKSP, from the coding sequence ATGTTGAAAATTGATTTAACTGGAAAGATAGCTTTCGTTGCAGGTGTTGGAGACGATCAGGGCTATGGTTGGGGCATTGCAAAATTGCTTGCTGAAGCTGGAGCAACAATTCTAGTGGGTACTTGGGTACCTATTTATAAAATTTTTTCTCAATCTTGGAAACTGGGAAAATTTGATGAATCTCGAAAGCTTTCTAATGGAGAACTATTGCAAATTGCCAAGGTTTATCCAATGGATGCGAGTTTTGATACCCCTAGGGACGTTCCTAAAGAAATCTTGGAAAACAAACGTTATAAAGGCATATCAAGATTCACCATATCAGAAATTGCTACTCAAGTTACAGAAGATTTTGGGCATATCGATATTTTAATTCATTCTCTAGCGAATAGTCCTGAAATTTCCCAACCCTTATTAGAGACTTCTCGCAAGGGTTATCTGGAAGCGTTGAATACTTCGAGTTATTCTTTTGTTAGCCTTCTTTCCCACTTTGGTCCCATAATGAAGCCTGGGGCATCCACACTGTCCTTAACCTATCTAGCTTCTATGCGTGCAGTTCCTGGTTATGGAGGGGGGATGAGTACAGCAAAAGCTGCTTTAGAAAGCGACACTAAAATCTTAGCTTGGGAAGCTGGGCGCCGTTGGGGAGTGCGTGTGAATACGATCTCTGCTGGTCCTCTCGCAAGCCGTGCAGGAAAAGCCATAGGTTTTATCGAAAAAATGGTAGATTATTACCTCGACTGGGCCCCTATTCCTAAACCTATGACAGCGGAACACGTAGGAGCTGTGGCGGCTTTTCTAGCCTCACCGTTTGCCTCTGCAATTACAGGTGAAACCCTCTATGTTGACCATGGGGCAAATATCATGGGAATTGGTCCAGAACTACTTCCTAAAAGCCCATAA
- a CDS encoding HAD-IIB family hydrolase, with protein MKKLLATDIDGTITHQSHEIHSEVIAALYSLHASGWDIFFLTGRYYRYAIKLFKKLSIPFLLGCQNGASTWSSASQCLLYSQGISSEYLTCLQEGLEDALALLTVESGMLYGDECYRFSPTPTAKLLHQYIDPRYFPNAEERKILKETRSLKTDYPYPSFVAAKVFGKKEEVIRIQKEFQKNDLFMSCMTMTLMRWPFDFQYAILFFTDRSISKGQAIDRIVDLLYYGNRPFIMTSGDDANDIDLIQRGDFKIVMSSSPKDMHKYADFLAPPAKEKGILSAWAAGVNYYEKIMGF; from the coding sequence ATGAAGAAATTGTTAGCTACTGATATTGATGGTACGATAACACATCAAAGTCATGAAATCCACTCAGAGGTTATTGCTGCGCTTTATTCATTGCATGCCTCGGGGTGGGACATATTTTTTCTTACAGGAAGGTACTATAGGTATGCAATTAAGCTTTTTAAAAAACTTTCGATTCCCTTCTTATTAGGATGTCAAAACGGAGCGTCTACATGGTCTTCCGCTTCTCAGTGTCTTCTGTATTCCCAAGGGATTTCTTCAGAATATCTCACATGTTTACAGGAGGGGTTAGAAGATGCGTTAGCACTGCTTACGGTAGAGTCTGGCATGCTTTATGGGGATGAGTGCTATCGTTTTTCTCCGACCCCTACGGCTAAACTGTTACATCAATACATAGATCCTCGATATTTTCCTAATGCTGAAGAACGTAAAATACTGAAAGAAACGCGATCATTAAAAACAGATTATCCTTACCCAAGTTTTGTTGCCGCTAAAGTCTTTGGCAAAAAGGAAGAAGTGATAAGAATTCAAAAAGAATTCCAAAAAAATGACCTATTTATGTCTTGTATGACGATGACATTGATGCGTTGGCCTTTTGATTTTCAGTATGCCATTCTGTTTTTTACAGACCGGTCTATTTCGAAAGGGCAGGCTATAGATCGGATAGTAGATTTACTTTATTATGGCAACAGACCCTTCATCATGACTTCTGGCGATGACGCTAATGACATAGACCTCATCCAAAGAGGGGATTTTAAAATTGTAATGAGCTCTTCTCCAAAAGATATGCATAAATACGCAGACTTTCTAGCCCCTCCTGCTAAAGAAAAAGGAATTCTTTCTGCTTGGGCGGCAGGAGTGAATTATTATGAAAAAATTATGGGCTTTTAG